A window from Listeria seeligeri serovar 1/2b str. SLCC3954 encodes these proteins:
- the rpsN gene encoding 30S ribosomal protein S14 yields the protein MAKKSKVAKHEQQKALVEKYAELRRTLKAEGRYEELRKLPRNSSPTRLHNRCALTGRPHGYMRKFDMSRIRFRELAHQGQLPGVKKASW from the coding sequence ATGGCTAAAAAATCAAAAGTCGCTAAACATGAACAGCAAAAAGCATTGGTAGAGAAGTATGCTGAATTACGTCGGACGCTAAAAGCAGAAGGACGTTATGAAGAACTGCGTAAATTACCAAGAAATTCATCACCAACAAGATTACACAATCGCTGTGCCTTAACAGGTCGCCCACATGGTTATATGCGTAAATTCGACATGTCACGGATTCGTTTTCGTGAATTAGCACATCAAGGACAACTACCCGGCGTGAAAAAAGCAAGCTGGTAA
- the mntR gene encoding transcriptional regulator MntR — translation MPTPSMEDYIEKIYSLIETKGYARVSDIADELFVHPSSVTKMVQKLDKDEYLIYEKYRGLILTPKGTQMGKRLLERHALLESFLSIIGVEESHIYHDVEGIEHHLSWNSIDRIGDVVKFFEEHPDALKALKAMEVDKPETKE, via the coding sequence ATGCCAACACCTAGTATGGAAGATTATATCGAAAAAATCTATTCTTTAATTGAAACGAAAGGCTATGCCAGAGTTTCTGATATTGCAGATGAATTATTTGTCCATCCTTCTTCAGTAACAAAAATGGTACAGAAATTGGATAAAGATGAATATTTAATCTATGAAAAATATCGTGGCTTAATTTTGACGCCTAAAGGAACACAAATGGGGAAAAGGTTACTTGAAAGACACGCATTACTAGAAAGTTTTTTAAGTATTATCGGTGTAGAAGAATCCCACATTTATCATGATGTGGAAGGAATTGAACACCACTTAAGCTGGAATTCGATTGACCGAATTGGGGATGTTGTGAAGTTTTTTGAGGAACATCCAGATGCTCTAAAAGCACTTAAAGCCATGGAGGTCGACAAACCAGAAACAAAGGAATAA
- a CDS encoding ribonuclease HI family protein, whose product MEVFVDGASAGNPGLSGAGVVLKAEGVYEQLAIPLAIMTNHEAEFVAIKLGLEAALKKKATFIRLYSDSKVAIEAIQKRHTKNPLFKPHLEEILRMSDSLELFFVEWRNVAQNKQADQLARHAIKKQKQAGK is encoded by the coding sequence ATGGAAGTTTTCGTAGACGGAGCAAGCGCGGGAAACCCGGGTCTAAGTGGTGCAGGAGTTGTTTTAAAAGCAGAGGGTGTTTATGAACAACTGGCAATTCCGCTTGCGATAATGACCAATCATGAAGCAGAATTTGTTGCAATCAAACTAGGTCTAGAAGCCGCACTGAAAAAAAAGGCGACTTTCATTCGACTCTACTCAGACTCCAAAGTCGCAATCGAAGCCATCCAAAAACGGCATACTAAAAATCCATTATTTAAACCACATTTAGAAGAAATTTTACGAATGAGTGATTCATTAGAATTATTTTTTGTTGAATGGCGAAATGTTGCCCAAAATAAACAAGCTGATCAACTAGCACGTCATGCCATCAAAAAACAGAAGCAAGCTGGCAAATAA
- a CDS encoding formate--tetrahydrofolate ligase, whose amino-acid sequence MSNKVKSDIEIASNAEILPVTTIAEQLGLDADALELYGKYKAKLSYDTIHSLTDKQPGNLVLVTAINPTPAGEGKSTVTVGLGDALSRKNKKTVIALREPSLGPTMGIKGGATGGGFAQVIPMEDINLHFTGDFHAITAANNALSAFIDNHMQQGNDLEIDGRRIVWKRVVDLNDRALRKVVVGLGGPIQGVPREDGFDITVASEIMAIICLASDLKDLKKRLSEIVIGYNYKKEPITVGEMGYEGALTLLLKDALKPNLVQTLEHTPAIVHGGPFANIAHGCNSVSATSTALKLGDYVVTEAGFGADLGAEKFLDIKVPVLGKAPDCVVIVATIRALKMHGGALKTELSEENVDALAKGFTNLQKHTESIETFGIPYVVAINKFITDSDAEVAKLEALCKEHEIPFSLTEVWEKGGAGGLELADKVIAAVEGGTANYKRIYEDAWSIEEKLDAIVTKVYGGIGVELSNKAQKQIVDFKKYGWDRYPICMAKTQYSLSDDPTKLGRPTDFVIHIREFIPKLGAGFVVALTGDVMTMPGLPKKPAALNMDVDEKGNAKGLF is encoded by the coding sequence ATGTCAAATAAAGTGAAATCAGATATTGAAATTGCATCGAATGCTGAAATTTTACCAGTGACAACGATTGCAGAACAATTGGGGCTTGATGCGGATGCACTTGAACTTTACGGAAAATATAAAGCGAAATTATCCTATGATACCATTCACTCTTTAACAGACAAACAACCAGGTAATCTTGTACTTGTGACAGCAATTAATCCTACGCCAGCTGGTGAAGGGAAATCAACTGTAACTGTTGGACTTGGGGATGCGCTCTCCAGAAAAAATAAAAAAACAGTGATTGCGCTTCGTGAACCATCTCTTGGCCCAACAATGGGAATCAAAGGTGGGGCAACTGGTGGTGGTTTTGCGCAAGTTATTCCAATGGAAGATATTAACCTACATTTTACGGGAGATTTTCATGCTATAACAGCCGCTAATAATGCACTATCCGCGTTTATTGATAACCATATGCAACAAGGAAATGATCTCGAAATTGATGGCAGACGTATTGTTTGGAAACGTGTCGTTGATTTAAACGATCGTGCTCTTAGAAAAGTAGTCGTTGGTTTAGGCGGCCCGATTCAAGGTGTGCCACGTGAAGATGGTTTTGATATTACAGTTGCTTCGGAAATTATGGCGATTATTTGCCTTGCGAGTGATTTAAAAGATTTAAAGAAACGTCTTAGTGAAATTGTTATCGGTTATAACTATAAAAAAGAGCCAATTACAGTTGGTGAAATGGGCTACGAGGGTGCGCTAACTTTACTTCTAAAAGACGCTTTAAAACCTAATTTAGTTCAAACATTAGAACATACACCAGCGATTGTACACGGCGGACCTTTTGCTAATATCGCTCACGGTTGTAATAGTGTATCAGCGACAAGTACTGCATTAAAACTTGGCGATTATGTGGTGACAGAAGCTGGCTTTGGCGCTGATTTAGGTGCGGAGAAGTTTCTAGATATTAAAGTTCCTGTACTTGGAAAAGCACCTGATTGCGTTGTTATTGTTGCGACTATTCGCGCGCTTAAAATGCACGGTGGGGCGCTTAAAACAGAATTAAGCGAAGAAAATGTCGATGCCCTTGCAAAAGGTTTTACTAACTTACAAAAACATACCGAATCAATTGAAACATTTGGTATTCCATATGTCGTTGCAATTAACAAATTCATTACCGATTCTGATGCAGAAGTGGCAAAATTAGAAGCTTTATGCAAAGAACATGAGATTCCATTTTCGCTGACAGAAGTTTGGGAAAAAGGTGGCGCTGGTGGATTAGAGCTTGCTGACAAAGTAATTGCCGCGGTAGAAGGCGGAACAGCTAATTATAAACGAATCTATGAAGATGCTTGGTCAATCGAAGAAAAACTAGATGCAATTGTTACGAAGGTTTACGGCGGAATTGGTGTCGAACTTTCGAATAAAGCGCAAAAACAAATTGTTGATTTCAAAAAGTATGGTTGGGATAGATACCCGATTTGTATGGCCAAAACACAATATTCTTTATCAGATGATCCAACAAAACTTGGTCGTCCTACTGATTTTGTCATTCATATTCGCGAATTCATCCCTAAACTTGGAGCGGGATTTGTTGTTGCTTTAACAGGTGATGTGATGACAATGCCTGGTTTACCGAAAAAACCAGCCGCACTGAATATGGATGTGGATGAAAAAGGAAATGCCAAAGGTTTATTCTAA
- the cspD gene encoding cold-shock protein CspD, whose product MQNGKVKWFNNEKGYGFIESDGGEDIFVHFTAIQGDGYKSLEEGQAVTFEVVEGNRGAQAANVEKA is encoded by the coding sequence ATGCAAAATGGGAAAGTAAAATGGTTTAACAATGAAAAGGGTTACGGTTTTATCGAATCAGACGGCGGCGAAGATATTTTTGTTCATTTCACAGCAATCCAAGGTGACGGCTACAAATCTTTAGAAGAAGGCCAAGCGGTCACTTTTGAAGTAGTAGAAGGTAATCGTGGCGCTCAAGCTGCAAATGTAGAAAAAGCCTAA
- a CDS encoding 5'-3' exonuclease: protein MSENRENLLVVDGMALLFRAFYATAVSKQFMFNQQGIPTNGVQGFMRHMFAAIRQSNPTHTLICWDMGSQTFRNELYDGYKAGRTAPPEEMIPQFDLAKEVATGFGFVNLGVPGFEADDCIGTITVQAASSISTTVLSGDKDLLQLIAPTNDVWIMQKGYGNYKRYNEATFFEEMGITPRQFIDVKALMGDTSDGYPGVRGIGEKTAIKLIQEYQSIEGVLANLDKLKPAQQTKIQEDLAMLELSQKLAKIHTEVPLEMNLDSLKYNGFQEDAYSVIEKYGLKTLTRDVE from the coding sequence ATGAGCGAAAATCGAGAAAATTTGCTAGTTGTTGATGGAATGGCGCTACTTTTTCGGGCTTTTTATGCAACAGCAGTTTCAAAGCAATTTATGTTTAATCAACAGGGAATACCAACTAATGGTGTGCAAGGATTTATGCGCCATATGTTTGCGGCTATCCGTCAAAGTAACCCAACACACACGCTTATTTGTTGGGATATGGGTTCACAGACTTTTCGTAATGAACTGTATGATGGTTATAAAGCTGGTAGAACAGCGCCGCCAGAAGAAATGATTCCACAGTTCGATTTAGCAAAAGAAGTGGCTACTGGATTTGGCTTTGTCAACTTAGGCGTACCAGGATTTGAAGCAGATGATTGCATTGGTACAATTACTGTTCAAGCAGCTAGTTCGATTTCCACCACGGTTTTAAGTGGCGATAAGGATTTATTGCAACTAATCGCCCCAACGAATGACGTTTGGATTATGCAAAAAGGTTACGGCAATTATAAACGATACAATGAAGCAACTTTTTTTGAAGAAATGGGTATTACTCCGCGCCAATTTATTGATGTAAAAGCATTAATGGGGGATACGTCGGATGGCTACCCTGGTGTGCGTGGTATCGGTGAAAAGACTGCAATTAAACTGATTCAAGAATATCAATCAATCGAAGGCGTTCTAGCAAATCTAGATAAATTAAAACCAGCTCAACAAACGAAAATCCAAGAAGACTTAGCTATGTTAGAACTCAGCCAAAAATTAGCTAAAATTCATACGGAAGTACCTCTTGAGATGAATTTGGATAGCTTAAAATATAACGGTTTTCAAGAGGATGCCTATTCAGTTATTGAAAAATATGGCTTAAAAACGCTCACTCGCGACGTTGAATAA